The Ooceraea biroi isolate clonal line C1 chromosome 11, Obir_v5.4, whole genome shotgun sequence genome includes a region encoding these proteins:
- the LOC105288177 gene encoding LOW QUALITY PROTEIN: U1 small nuclear ribonucleoprotein 70 kDa (The sequence of the model RefSeq protein was modified relative to this genomic sequence to represent the inferred CDS: inserted 1 base in 1 codon), which translates to MTQFLPPNLLALFAPRDPIPYLPPANKLPHEKKNGGYIGVGVFLKYFEDPKDTPPPVRVETREERLERRRRERAEQVAYKLEQEIAVWDPAGIPNVTADPFKTLFVARINYDTSESKLRREFEIYGTVKKIVVTHNTINGKPRGYAFIEYEHERDMHSWWPLPATSAVHYSMQXSLNLPDKIAAYKHADGKKIDGRRVLVDVERARTVKGWLPRRLGGGLGGTRRGGPDVNIKHSGREDNERERERYRLERERETTGRGLDRDRDRDRLDRERRRSRDRKRRTRSRSRDRKRRRSRDRLPDPDIEEIERPRDRRDRDRDRDRDRKRRRSRSNDRERDRDRKRDKRDRDRDRRDRKDRNDRQDEDTKEIRIKEEPLDDYPDYSNTFATSGSYFTAVKYEDDNDQEVEEKYRIPEGRPDPPPYNNYDSVPDY; encoded by the exons ATGACGCAGTTTCTGCCGCCGAATTTGTTGGCGTTATTTGCGCCACGTGATCCAATACCGTATCTACCACCTGCTAACAAACTTCCGCACGAGAAGAAAAACGGGGGATACATCGGCGTCGGAGTATTCCTCAAGTACTTCGAG GACCCTAAGGATACACCACCACCTGTACGTGTAGAGACTCGAGAGGAACGTTTGGAGCGTAGAAGAAGGGAACGCGCAGAGCAAGTTGCATATAAGCTTGAACAAGAAATTGCTGTATGGGATCCAGCTGGTATTCCCAATGTTACAGCAGATCCGTTCAAAACTCTCTTTGTAGCTCGAATT AATTATGATACTTCAGAATCGAAATTGAGGAGAGAATTTGAGATATACGGTACAGTAAAAAAG ATCGTGGTAACACATAATACGATTAATGGCAAGCCTAGAGGATATGCCTTCATTGAGTATGAGCACGAAAGAGATATGCACT CGTGGTGGCCGCTGCCGGCAACTAGTGCCGTTCACTATTCCATGC AATCCCTGAACCTGCCTGATAAGATAG CTGCATATAAGCATGCGGATGGTAAGAAAATAGATGGTCGCAGAGTGTTGGTCGATGTCGAACGAGCACGAACGGTAAAGGGCTGGCTGCCCCGCAGACTCGGTGGTGGCTTGGGTGGTACTCGTAGGGGCGGTCCTGACGTTAACATTAAGCATTCGGGACGGGAAGATAACGAGAGAGAACGGGAACGATACCGCttggaacgagagagagaaacaacgGGACGTGGTCTTGATAGAGACAG AGATCGCGATCGCTTAGATAGAGAGCGTCGcagatcgcgcgatcgcaaaCGACGTACCAGGAGCAGATCACGTGATCGTAAACGTAGACGAAGTCGTGATCGTTTACCCGATCCCGATATCGAGGAAATCGAACGACCACGTGACAGGAGGGATCGTGATCGCGATCGTGATCGGGACCGTAAACGGCGCCGGTCACGAAGTAATGATCGCGAACGCGACAGGGATCGTAAGCGAGACAAACGAGACAGGGACCGCGATCGCAGAGACAGGAAGGATCGCAATGATCGTCAGGATGAGGACACGAAAGAAATTCGAATCAAGGAGGAGCCCTTAGACG ATTATCCGGACTACAGCAATACATTCGCAACGTCGGGCTCGTACTTTACCGCAGTCAAGTACGAAGATGATAATGATCAAGAGGTGGAGGAGAAATACCGGATTCCGGAGGGTCGGCCAGATCCGCCTCCGTACAACAATTACGATTCTGTTCCAGATTATTGA